DNA from Candidatus Woesearchaeota archaeon:
GAGTTTAATTCATCTTTTATCTCTTTTTTTTCAGCCTGTTTTTCTTCTTTTTCAATGCGCTTTTCTTCAGTTTTTATTTCTTCTTCAGCAGGCTTTTCTTTTATCTCCTCTTCTTCTTCAATCTCTTCTTCAGCCTTTTTGCTGAATATAGAAACAGCCTTCTGCAGCTTTTCCTTTAGAAATTTAAACATTAAGCTCACTCTCTGGATTCTTTTACCAGCTCTTGCAGCTCATTGTCCAGCTGCTGCACCCTTTCGCCGACCATCTGCAGATTAGACAGCATCTCCTGCTGAACAGCATTCATCTGCTCTAATTGGTCGCTTAATAATGTTTTAACATCATCTATTGGCTTTTTAAGCACAACCCCTGCGCCGACATTGACGAGCACATTCTCGCTGTCAACCAGCTTTGCCTTTGCAAAGACTCCTCCTGTGACAGGCACAAACAGCTCGTTTCCTTTATCTATTTTTTTAAACTCATCAAGATTGCCGATAGTGTTGTTCAGCTCAATTCCCTGCTGCATTATCATCTGCAGCTGCTCCTGCAGCTTTTTAAACTGCTCATTAGTCATCTGGAGCTCCATGTATTTCTCTTTCAGTTCCTTCTGCTTTTCATCTTTTTCCAATTAAACCACCAGGAAGCAGGAAGATATGTTTATTTATAAGTTTATTGATTATTGACACGAGATTCCACCTATCGAGTTCAAAGTGCCAAGAATAGATAATTTTAAATATGTTAAAATACATTCCTTCGTGATATGAAGGAAAAGTTAAATCTTGTCGATAAAATTATGCTTGGATTAGGGAATGCTTCTTATAATGCTT
Protein-coding regions in this window:
- the pfdA gene encoding prefoldin subunit alpha; its protein translation is MEKDEKQKELKEKYMELQMTNEQFKKLQEQLQMIMQQGIELNNTIGNLDEFKKIDKGNELFVPVTGGVFAKAKLVDSENVLVNVGAGVVLKKPIDDVKTLLSDQLEQMNAVQQEMLSNLQMVGERVQQLDNELQELVKESRE